The Candidatus Dormiibacterota bacterium genome window below encodes:
- a CDS encoding class I SAM-dependent methyltransferase, with product MAKPTGTEIWDRWAKTDPLWAILSWDGKQDAWKWEDFMATGRDDVARFLKFIHDLGLPLRPERALDFGCGVGRLSRALAETFAHVEGVDASTDLIRLAIAHNDRPGRIAFRVNDLTLPFPNEYFDLVFSWLVLQHIPPGEQLRYLAEFARVVRPGGLLAFQFYGFPVRFRGRVGAALPRPLMALYRTLRYQARRTDVYSLHPDRVRTHLAKFDVSIAGERREHDHRGAYASYYFVAQKLLHDP from the coding sequence GTGGCAAAGCCAACTGGAACGGAGATTTGGGATCGCTGGGCGAAGACCGATCCGCTGTGGGCGATCCTGAGCTGGGACGGCAAGCAGGATGCCTGGAAGTGGGAAGACTTCATGGCGACTGGCCGAGATGATGTCGCGCGTTTCCTGAAGTTCATTCACGACTTAGGCTTGCCGCTGCGCCCTGAGCGCGCGCTGGACTTCGGATGTGGCGTCGGCCGCCTCAGTCGCGCACTCGCCGAAACCTTTGCTCACGTTGAAGGCGTGGATGCGAGCACGGATCTGATTCGGCTTGCCATCGCGCATAACGACCGTCCGGGCCGCATCGCCTTCCGAGTCAATGACCTGACCCTTCCCTTTCCCAACGAGTACTTCGATCTCGTGTTTTCGTGGCTCGTCCTTCAGCACATTCCGCCAGGCGAGCAGCTGCGGTATCTGGCCGAATTCGCACGGGTCGTCCGGCCGGGTGGGCTCTTGGCCTTTCAGTTCTACGGTTTCCCGGTTAGGTTCCGCGGTCGAGTCGGCGCTGCACTCCCACGCCCGCTTATGGCCCTCTATCGAACGCTCCGGTATCAAGCGCGGCGAACCGACGTCTACAGCTTGCACCCAGACCGGGTACGTACCCATCTCGCCAAGTTCGACGTTTCGATTGCGGGGGAACGGCGAGAACACGATCATCGTGGGGCTTATGCCAGCTACTACTTTGTCGCTCAGAAACTTCTCCATGACCCCTAA
- a CDS encoding amino acid-binding protein, whose protein sequence is MGRDLTLRLTADRPGELARVAQTLSSAGVNIEGIAEIEGVVHILARDPSAARSALRAGGYIMDGELEVLVVPMTDRPGELSMIMQRLADASVNLRFIYLATDTRVVIGVDDITRARAALESSKN, encoded by the coding sequence ATGGGCCGCGACCTGACGCTACGGCTAACCGCTGATCGCCCGGGCGAGCTTGCCAGGGTCGCCCAGACGCTGAGCAGCGCCGGCGTCAACATCGAGGGCATCGCCGAGATCGAGGGCGTCGTCCATATCCTGGCTCGCGATCCCAGCGCTGCCCGGTCGGCCCTGCGCGCCGGCGGCTACATCATGGACGGCGAGCTCGAGGTGCTGGTGGTGCCGATGACCGACCGGCCCGGCGAGCTATCGATGATCATGCAGCGCCTGGCCGACGCGTCCGTGAACCTGCGCTTCATCTACCTCGCCACCGATACCCGCGTGGTCATCGGGGTCGACGACATCACCCGAGCGCGCGCCGCGCTGGAGTCTTCGAAGAACTAG
- the galT gene encoding galactose-1-phosphate uridylyltransferase → MPKLVRTEIRHQDGRTVYLYGQHSAAPPGYRSSDRPNGSYERRWNPLRAEWVLVADSRQSRTFLPEPSACPLCPSSETRFSEIPASGFELAVFENRFPAMPTGEGACEVVVYTDQHDASFSSLSDQQLLALVNVWADRYEQLGSRRDVRYVYIFENRGEAVGVTLHHPHGQIYGYPFIPPVAEAELRSARLHSRRHGECLHCALLRDERKAKERILFAGDGFAAYVPSYARWPYEAHVVPIKHAGAVADLSQPRRLAFGKALQRVTRGYDRLFEVPMPYMMAMHQRPTDGGAHPEAHLHVEFYPLLRARDRLKYFAGGEAGAGTFVSDGLPEEKAAELRRVV, encoded by the coding sequence ATGCCGAAGCTAGTCCGCACCGAGATCCGCCATCAGGATGGTCGGACGGTGTACCTGTACGGTCAGCACTCGGCCGCACCTCCCGGCTACCGGTCTTCTGACCGTCCGAACGGCTCCTATGAACGACGCTGGAACCCGCTCCGGGCGGAGTGGGTATTGGTAGCCGACTCACGTCAGAGCCGGACGTTCCTGCCGGAGCCCTCGGCGTGTCCACTGTGCCCGTCTTCGGAAACGCGGTTCTCCGAGATTCCAGCCAGCGGTTTCGAGCTGGCCGTCTTCGAAAACCGGTTTCCCGCCATGCCGACAGGCGAGGGTGCCTGCGAGGTCGTCGTGTACACCGATCAGCACGACGCGTCGTTCAGTTCGCTCTCAGATCAGCAGCTGTTGGCGCTGGTGAATGTCTGGGCCGATCGGTACGAGCAGCTCGGCTCCAGGCGCGACGTCCGATACGTTTACATCTTCGAAAATCGTGGCGAAGCAGTCGGCGTAACGCTGCACCACCCCCATGGACAGATCTACGGCTACCCATTCATTCCTCCGGTGGCTGAGGCCGAGCTGCGTAGTGCCCGACTGCATTCTCGACGTCACGGTGAGTGCCTCCATTGCGCGCTTCTACGAGACGAGCGGAAGGCGAAGGAACGAATCCTCTTCGCAGGCGACGGTTTCGCCGCTTACGTCCCGAGCTACGCGCGCTGGCCGTACGAGGCGCATGTTGTCCCGATCAAACACGCGGGAGCGGTCGCTGACCTCTCGCAGCCGAGGCGGTTGGCCTTCGGCAAAGCCCTTCAACGGGTGACGCGAGGATACGATCGCCTCTTCGAGGTACCCATGCCATACATGATGGCGATGCACCAACGGCCGACGGATGGAGGGGCGCATCCAGAGGCGCACCTTCACGTGGAGTTCTATCCTCTCCTTCGAGCGCGAGACCGATTGAAATATTTCGCCGGCGGAGAAGCCGGCGCTGGAACCTTTGTGAGTGACGGCTTGCCGGAGGAGAAGGCAGCGGAGTTGCGAAGGGTGGTTTAA
- the rfbC gene encoding dTDP-4-dehydrorhamnose 3,5-epimerase, translated as MSVRPTALHGLVEIESEVHRDDRGFFLESYNRHRYKELGIDEEFVQDNHSHSKKGVLRGLHYQDMSAPMGKLVRCTRGAILDVAVDLRVGSPTFAAWYAVELSDTNWRQLFVPVGFGHGFLALSDLADVEYKCTGYYARAAEGVIAWNDPQIGIEWPEKRPLLSSRDAKGMTLEEYVRNPAFTYAPTPTLPRKRGRDNSGAK; from the coding sequence ATGAGTGTCCGTCCTACGGCGCTTCACGGTCTCGTGGAGATCGAATCAGAGGTCCATCGGGATGACCGTGGCTTCTTCCTGGAGAGCTACAACCGGCACCGGTACAAGGAGCTGGGCATCGACGAGGAGTTCGTCCAGGACAACCACTCCCACTCGAAGAAAGGGGTTCTTCGCGGGCTCCATTACCAGGACATGTCGGCTCCAATGGGCAAGCTGGTGCGCTGCACGAGGGGTGCCATCCTGGACGTCGCGGTTGACTTACGGGTCGGCTCCCCGACGTTTGCCGCGTGGTATGCGGTTGAGCTGAGCGACACGAACTGGCGCCAACTCTTTGTTCCCGTCGGGTTCGGCCACGGCTTCCTGGCCCTGTCTGACCTCGCCGACGTCGAGTACAAGTGCACCGGTTATTACGCCAGGGCCGCCGAAGGCGTGATCGCCTGGAACGATCCACAGATCGGGATCGAGTGGCCGGAGAAACGCCCACTGTTGTCCAGCCGTGATGCCAAGGGCATGACGCTCGAGGAGTACGTGCGCAATCCGGCCTTCACTTACGCCCCCACCCCGACCCTCCCCCGCAAGCGGGGGAGGGACAATTCAGGAGCGAAATGA
- a CDS encoding methyltransferase domain-containing protein, whose product MGEERMAPKLQRRLTDDRVYESLANRMRRKRFEMFRALLNSVPRPLRILDVGGTESFWRNMDFPAEPGITITLINVQETPVGRSNFESVKGDARDLPFREKEFDVVFSNAVIEHVGTYEDQSRMASEVRRVGRRYFVQTPNRYFPLEVHFQFPFFQFLAFEQKIWLLSHFRLGQYERIQDRDDARRLVSETRLLNKQEMIALFPEARIVMEKFMGLNKSIMALAGWSHSG is encoded by the coding sequence TTGGGAGAAGAACGCATGGCACCAAAACTGCAACGTAGGCTGACCGACGACCGGGTTTATGAGTCGCTTGCGAACCGAATGCGAAGGAAGCGTTTCGAGATGTTTCGGGCGCTCCTGAACTCCGTGCCTCGGCCATTGAGGATCCTCGATGTCGGTGGCACCGAAAGCTTCTGGCGAAACATGGACTTCCCAGCTGAACCGGGAATTACGATCACTCTCATCAATGTGCAGGAAACTCCTGTGGGAAGATCAAACTTTGAAAGCGTGAAAGGGGACGCGCGGGACCTCCCGTTTCGGGAGAAAGAGTTTGATGTCGTCTTTTCCAACGCCGTTATAGAGCATGTCGGCACATACGAAGATCAGTCCCGCATGGCAAGTGAGGTGCGGCGTGTAGGAAGGAGATACTTTGTTCAGACCCCTAACCGCTATTTCCCCTTAGAAGTCCACTTTCAGTTTCCATTCTTTCAATTCCTAGCCTTCGAGCAGAAGATCTGGCTACTTTCTCACTTTAGGCTGGGGCAGTACGAGCGGATTCAAGACCGAGACGATGCGCGGCGTCTAGTGAGCGAAACCCGTCTGCTCAACAAACAAGAGATGATAGCCCTTTTCCCTGAAGCAAGAATCGTAATGGAAAAATTCATGGGGCTAAACAAGTCGATAATGGCCCTCGCAGGTTGGAGTCATTCGGGCTAG
- the rfbB gene encoding dTDP-glucose 4,6-dehydratase, whose translation MKHLLVTGGAGFIGSAFVRQRLRAEPELRITVLDKLTYAGSRENLAEVEANPRFQFVHGDICDGIAVEPLAKEADAIVNFAAESHVDRSLLEAGEFVQTDVRGTLVLLEAARRHGHQRFLQVSTDEVYGHVGDGRSREGDALVPRSPYSATKAGAEMLVHAYHASFGLPTLITRGSNTYGPFQFPEKIIPLFITNALADLPLPIYGDGSAVRDYLYVDDHVSAIAAVLANGEPGSAYNVGAGAEISGVAVADAVLEYCSKPASLKHFVKDRPGHDYRYALDVTRIRPLGWHAAVPFREGLRRTVDWYRDNESWWKRRKAKEFWEFYQRNYRGLPSRAIPQ comes from the coding sequence ATGAAGCACCTGCTCGTCACGGGGGGAGCCGGCTTCATCGGTTCGGCCTTTGTTCGGCAGCGATTGCGCGCCGAGCCAGAACTTCGAATCACGGTGCTGGACAAGTTGACATATGCCGGCAGCCGAGAAAACCTCGCGGAGGTTGAGGCGAATCCCCGCTTCCAGTTTGTTCACGGCGACATATGCGACGGCATCGCGGTCGAGCCACTCGCCAAGGAGGCGGACGCGATCGTCAACTTCGCCGCCGAGTCGCATGTGGACCGTTCGCTTCTAGAGGCGGGCGAATTCGTGCAGACGGATGTCCGTGGCACGCTGGTCCTCCTCGAAGCCGCGCGCCGACATGGGCATCAGCGCTTCCTCCAGGTCAGCACCGACGAGGTGTACGGCCACGTCGGCGACGGGCGTAGCCGGGAGGGGGACGCTCTTGTCCCGCGAAGCCCGTATTCGGCAACGAAAGCGGGCGCCGAGATGCTGGTGCACGCGTACCATGCCAGCTTTGGCCTGCCCACGCTGATCACGCGAGGCTCGAATACGTACGGACCGTTTCAATTTCCCGAAAAGATCATTCCCCTCTTCATCACCAATGCGCTCGCGGACCTGCCACTCCCAATCTATGGAGACGGCTCCGCCGTCCGCGACTACCTCTACGTCGACGACCACGTGAGCGCCATCGCCGCCGTTCTGGCGAATGGGGAGCCGGGCAGCGCCTACAACGTCGGTGCCGGCGCCGAAATCTCCGGCGTGGCGGTGGCCGACGCCGTGCTCGAGTACTGTTCCAAGCCGGCGTCGTTGAAGCATTTCGTGAAGGACCGGCCGGGCCACGACTACCGCTACGCCCTCGATGTCACGCGGATCCGGCCACTCGGATGGCACGCCGCGGTCCCGTTTCGCGAAGGGTTGCGACGAACGGTGGACTGGTACCGGGACAACGAATCGTGGTGGAAACGCCGGAAGGCGAAGGAGTTCTGGGAGTTCTACCAGCGTAATTACCGGGGTCTGCCCAGTCGCGCCATCCCCCAGTAG
- a CDS encoding glycosyltransferase family 1 protein, with amino-acid sequence MRLAIDARLAAWKERTGTARYTSNLLRALAEVDKANTYSLILTRSRHGMRQFSFPNAPNFESRWLPWEDRLHSALWLAASWPYIESLLGSVDVLHLTNVSYVASRQAALVITVHDVTFISSPENYSRKDRWFHRTALNKALQLDPLVIADSEYTANSLHCEVGVDTKRIRAIHLAPDPIFAPDATSEDMTISRKYKLETPFFLFVSTIEPRKNLSRLLTAFLTARRRGLIWQRLIVTGRIGWLADPTLRELRRAQTTGEVELVGFVDDSVLACFMRQADALVYPSLEEGFGLPVLEAMTSGTPVVTSNAGALPEVAGEAAMLVDPLDPYDICRALVLLGTDPKRREDLRGLGLQRARSFTWRKTAEQTLAVYEEATVAGRGRRHGQ; translated from the coding sequence GTGCGACTGGCCATCGATGCACGACTTGCGGCGTGGAAGGAGCGTACCGGCACGGCACGGTACACCAGCAATTTACTGAGGGCGCTAGCTGAAGTAGATAAGGCGAACACATACTCACTGATCCTGACTCGCTCACGACACGGAATGCGCCAATTTAGTTTTCCTAATGCACCGAACTTCGAGTCGCGGTGGCTTCCTTGGGAGGATCGTCTCCATTCGGCACTGTGGCTCGCAGCGAGTTGGCCCTACATAGAATCACTTCTAGGCTCTGTAGACGTCCTTCACTTAACAAACGTGTCCTACGTCGCGAGCCGGCAAGCGGCACTTGTGATCACTGTGCATGACGTCACCTTCATAAGTAGCCCAGAGAACTATTCTCGCAAGGACCGTTGGTTCCATCGGACTGCCCTAAACAAAGCCCTTCAGCTGGATCCTCTGGTGATTGCCGATTCTGAATACACGGCGAACTCCCTGCACTGCGAAGTGGGGGTTGATACGAAGAGAATCCGAGCTATCCATTTGGCTCCGGATCCCATATTTGCGCCGGATGCGACGAGTGAGGACATGACGATCAGCCGCAAGTACAAGCTAGAGACGCCCTTCTTCCTATTTGTAAGCACCATCGAACCCCGCAAGAACTTATCGCGGCTGTTGACGGCGTTCCTAACTGCTCGCCGTCGAGGCCTTATTTGGCAACGCCTAATCGTTACGGGCCGTATTGGCTGGCTAGCCGACCCAACGCTGCGAGAGCTCAGGCGTGCTCAAACCACCGGAGAAGTGGAGCTTGTTGGGTTCGTCGACGACAGCGTACTGGCTTGTTTCATGCGTCAGGCCGACGCTCTCGTCTACCCATCGCTTGAGGAGGGGTTTGGCCTCCCGGTACTCGAGGCCATGACATCCGGTACACCGGTGGTCACCTCTAATGCGGGAGCATTGCCAGAGGTCGCGGGGGAAGCAGCTATGCTCGTGGACCCACTTGATCCTTATGACATTTGCCGAGCTTTAGTGCTCTTAGGGACCGATCCGAAAAGACGTGAAGACCTAAGAGGATTAGGGCTGCAGCGGGCCCGGTCCTTTACCTGGCGCAAGACTGCCGAACAGACTCTGGCCGTTTACGAGGAGGCGACAGTTGCGGGCCGTGGGCGACGCCATGGGCAGTAG
- a CDS encoding glycosyltransferase family 4 protein encodes MTAFKLLFVTNVYPPIRLGGYEEVCFDFAQLLTQRGHKVTVLSSTFRVPEGGLGGDTALRMLRVKSNFRLSKKRRNVFVLLDNLFTEWHNARIVREVIAREGPTFVVVWNGGFLGRHWLTVAERSASVVYYLHDTWLEPAMRPIFRPVRPKEMSLAKWLYDTGLRLVCAPWSGFLADRTIFISRSLQGEYSQRGVNVGRTPVLHNGISDELFPFRAQHIVARTAGEPFRIIYVGRIAAYKGVTTLVRALQKLRALPGLAQARLTLVGALQDEAYERALQELTSQLGLNGAVELSGQLPRSALSEAYAQHDVFAFPSEWNEPFALTLLEAMATGIPIVATLRGGAAEILRDGHNAVTCRAGDATDLSQKLSWLLTHPTAAAAIGERASQQIRQDHTIQAQVSSFESYLQRQRVRQAEFAAISLAAH; translated from the coding sequence GTGACCGCGTTCAAGTTGTTGTTCGTCACGAACGTATACCCTCCGATACGGCTTGGCGGCTATGAAGAGGTCTGCTTCGATTTCGCCCAGCTTCTTACACAGCGCGGACATAAGGTGACTGTTCTGTCGAGCACGTTCAGGGTACCGGAAGGAGGACTCGGCGGAGATACGGCCCTAAGGATGCTGCGAGTAAAGTCGAACTTCCGGTTGTCGAAGAAGAGGCGAAACGTCTTTGTCCTACTCGACAACCTCTTCACCGAATGGCACAACGCTCGAATTGTGCGAGAGGTTATCGCCCGTGAGGGCCCTACCTTCGTTGTTGTTTGGAACGGGGGATTCCTTGGGCGACATTGGCTAACGGTTGCCGAACGGTCCGCTTCAGTCGTTTACTACCTCCACGACACTTGGCTGGAACCAGCAATGAGGCCGATATTCCGTCCAGTTAGGCCCAAGGAGATGTCGCTTGCCAAATGGCTTTACGACACAGGACTTCGTCTTGTCTGCGCCCCCTGGAGTGGTTTCCTTGCGGACCGTACCATCTTCATCAGCCGAAGCCTTCAAGGCGAATACTCCCAGAGGGGGGTAAATGTTGGGAGAACCCCGGTACTTCATAACGGCATTTCGGATGAGCTATTCCCATTCAGAGCCCAGCACATTGTGGCGCGTACTGCCGGAGAGCCGTTTAGGATTATCTATGTAGGACGGATCGCTGCGTACAAAGGCGTGACGACCCTTGTGCGGGCATTGCAGAAGCTACGTGCCCTTCCTGGACTGGCCCAAGCTAGGCTTACCTTAGTAGGAGCCTTACAAGACGAAGCCTATGAGAGAGCGCTGCAGGAGCTTACCAGCCAACTTGGGCTCAACGGAGCTGTGGAATTGTCAGGCCAGTTGCCGAGGTCTGCGCTCTCGGAGGCCTATGCGCAGCACGATGTCTTCGCTTTCCCTTCGGAATGGAATGAGCCGTTTGCTCTAACTCTTTTGGAAGCTATGGCGACCGGAATACCCATTGTTGCAACTCTCCGCGGGGGCGCGGCGGAAATTTTGCGTGATGGCCACAATGCAGTTACATGCCGAGCCGGCGATGCCACGGATCTTTCGCAAAAACTCAGCTGGCTGTTGACTCATCCCACCGCAGCGGCAGCGATTGGGGAACGTGCCAGTCAACAGATTAGGCAGGACCACACGATTCAAGCTCAGGTTTCGTCATTCGAGTCATATCTGCAACGCCAGCGGGTTCGGCAAGCGGAGTTTGCTGCCATTTCCTTGGCGGCACACTGA
- a CDS encoding glycosyltransferase family 4 protein translates to MGKKHDIKLVGYREAFEGSWDVVHLLDIHWGDPALLSRLKKPLIIDVHDYYWTRSFLYPAPDLPLRWLNGIHLRERYGRLIRRADLLITHSDYVSARLDHAHVLNVGMGIDVTRFNTKTDHASRQAIVLFAGSNYFRKGLVTLWRALPLVRRHCPAVHVLIAGYERPHTLFLARRLLSKSPATILGPISATDLALLYTRAKVLVLPSEIEACGIAPLEALAAGTPPVCSTAGGIPEMIEHDVTGLLCAPGDYRALSRHIVSCLTDSDLANRLIENGRKALSGRLSLGNMVDKIEAAYVAAQKVAQSRA, encoded by the coding sequence ATGGGAAAGAAACACGACATCAAGTTAGTTGGTTACCGCGAAGCCTTTGAGGGGTCCTGGGATGTGGTGCACCTTCTCGATATCCATTGGGGCGATCCGGCGCTCCTCTCTCGACTCAAGAAGCCACTTATCATCGACGTGCACGACTATTACTGGACTAGGTCTTTTCTATATCCGGCACCAGACTTGCCGCTCAGATGGCTGAATGGCATCCATTTGCGGGAACGTTATGGCCGGCTAATCCGCCGGGCTGACCTCCTGATCACGCACAGCGACTACGTTAGCGCGCGGCTCGATCACGCCCACGTTCTGAATGTGGGCATGGGCATAGACGTTACCCGGTTCAACACCAAGACAGATCACGCAAGCCGCCAGGCGATTGTCCTTTTTGCTGGAAGCAATTACTTTCGTAAAGGTCTTGTCACGCTATGGCGCGCCTTGCCGCTGGTACGCCGCCATTGCCCTGCGGTACATGTCCTCATTGCTGGCTACGAGCGTCCGCACACTCTGTTCCTAGCCCGCCGACTGTTGAGCAAATCCCCTGCAACAATCTTGGGTCCGATATCGGCGACTGACCTGGCGCTGCTCTATACGCGAGCGAAGGTGCTCGTTCTCCCTTCCGAGATTGAAGCGTGCGGTATTGCGCCGCTGGAGGCGTTAGCCGCCGGAACGCCCCCCGTGTGCTCAACAGCCGGCGGAATCCCGGAAATGATCGAGCATGACGTAACCGGCCTATTGTGCGCCCCTGGCGACTATCGAGCGCTGTCGCGGCACATAGTCAGCTGCCTGACCGACAGCGATTTGGCCAATCGACTGATCGAGAATGGACGGAAAGCACTGAGTGGCAGGCTGTCACTAGGAAACATGGTCGACAAGATAGAGGCCGCGTATGTCGCTGCGCAAAAGGTGGCACAATCCAGGGCTTGA
- a CDS encoding S53 family peptidase: MAVSLLGFTAAPVQAATPTTSPISKPDRAPGLDRSVRLGPADPTRKLTIGVSLALRNQAALQSFIAGVSDRKSPNYGHYLSPDQFAAAYGPTQAQVQQVVDYLHSHGLAVTATSSNRTLVDATGSLATVQAAFGVTISNWHDGAQNRDFYGNDTQPVLPTTLASYVVGIAGLNNHYPLQRLGPAPRAPPGGGPAGGYTPNDLKKAYDVTPLASAGYNGSGQPLGLFELDGFRQSNITTYDTDYGLGSPAPSVVRVDGGSGPLGNGEVEVELDIEVMHALAPAAPITVWEGPNSDPGVNDTYNAMVTSNTTKSNSTSWGICEQQTTHSEMSTLDNIFQQAAAQGQSFFAASGDYGAYDCGGSFLSVDSPANDPYVTGTGGTTLTLNADGTYKTESAWSNPNYSPPLGSGGGLSTYFARPSWQTGPGVSNSYSNGKRQVPDISSDADSNTGYSVYVTYGGTGWTVVGGTSAAAPSWAAFTAVYNQYAAANAKPNLGYANPTLYSTGSNAQPYAPYHDVTTGDNLYYAATATWDYATGWGTYDANNLARDLAGPAWSATYGVANTPTGWAAYQTQTYSITVTNTGTQTWPATGTNLVHLGVHFASSGGGYGVNGTGTNNGWSTDQRFALPANLAAGGSLPLTISVTAPNIAGNLVLEYQMVKEYQFWFDQFADVSVTAAWSATYSVANTPASWAPYQTQTYNVTVTNTGTQTWPATGTNLVHLGVHFTNPGGGYGVSGTGTGTGGWSTDQRFTLPADLAPRANVTLTISVTAPSMTGNVTLEYQMVKEYQFWFGQFADVKVTPSWAVGYSVSNTPTRWAPNQTQTYSVTVTNTGTETWPSTGTNLVRLGVHFANSGGGYGVSGTDSTWYTNQRFTLPADVGPGASVSLSIAVTGPSNPTGNLVLEYQMVKEYQFWFSQFADVKVSVT; encoded by the coding sequence ATGGCCGTTTCGCTGCTGGGCTTCACCGCGGCACCCGTCCAGGCCGCCACCCCAACGACCTCCCCCATCTCAAAGCCCGATCGCGCTCCGGGGCTTGATCGCTCGGTTCGCCTTGGCCCCGCCGACCCAACCCGGAAGCTGACAATCGGGGTCAGCCTGGCGCTTCGCAACCAGGCCGCCCTCCAGAGCTTTATCGCCGGGGTCAGCGACCGGAAGTCGCCCAACTACGGCCACTATCTGAGCCCCGACCAGTTCGCCGCCGCCTATGGGCCGACTCAGGCGCAGGTCCAGCAAGTCGTCGACTACCTGCATTCACACGGACTGGCCGTGACCGCAACTAGCAGCAATCGAACGCTGGTTGATGCCACGGGTTCGTTGGCCACCGTTCAGGCCGCCTTTGGCGTGACGATCTCGAACTGGCACGACGGCGCGCAGAACCGCGACTTCTACGGCAATGACACCCAACCAGTGCTGCCCACGACCTTGGCGTCCTACGTCGTTGGAATTGCCGGGCTCAACAACCACTATCCGCTGCAACGGCTGGGGCCGGCACCGCGGGCGCCGCCTGGCGGCGGACCGGCTGGCGGATACACGCCGAACGACCTGAAGAAGGCGTACGACGTCACCCCACTCGCCTCGGCCGGCTACAACGGCAGCGGTCAACCACTGGGTCTCTTCGAGCTCGACGGCTTCCGGCAGAGCAACATCACGACCTACGACACCGACTACGGACTCGGCAGTCCTGCCCCTTCAGTGGTCAGGGTCGATGGCGGCTCCGGCCCGCTCGGCAACGGCGAGGTCGAGGTCGAGCTCGACATCGAGGTGATGCATGCCTTAGCGCCGGCGGCGCCGATCACCGTTTGGGAAGGCCCGAACAGCGACCCGGGGGTCAACGACACCTATAACGCGATGGTGACCAGCAACACGACGAAGTCCAACTCGACCAGCTGGGGCATCTGCGAGCAGCAAACGACCCATTCCGAGATGAGCACGCTCGACAATATCTTTCAACAAGCTGCGGCGCAGGGCCAAAGCTTCTTTGCCGCCTCCGGAGACTATGGCGCCTATGACTGCGGGGGCAGTTTCCTCTCGGTCGATAGCCCCGCGAACGATCCGTACGTGACCGGGACCGGTGGCACGACCCTCACGCTCAACGCCGACGGAACCTACAAGACGGAATCAGCCTGGTCGAACCCGAACTACTCTCCGCCCCTTGGCAGCGGCGGCGGCTTGTCGACCTACTTCGCCAGGCCGAGCTGGCAAACCGGCCCAGGCGTTTCCAATAGCTACAGCAACGGCAAGCGCCAGGTGCCCGACATATCCTCCGACGCCGATTCCAACACCGGCTACTCCGTTTACGTTACCTACGGCGGCACCGGCTGGACGGTTGTCGGCGGCACGAGCGCCGCTGCCCCATCCTGGGCCGCCTTCACCGCTGTCTATAACCAGTACGCGGCAGCCAACGCGAAACCAAACCTCGGCTACGCCAACCCGACGCTGTACAGCACAGGCTCGAACGCCCAGCCCTACGCGCCATACCACGACGTCACGACCGGCGACAACCTTTATTACGCGGCGACGGCCACCTGGGACTATGCAACCGGCTGGGGTACATACGATGCCAATAATCTGGCGCGGGATCTTGCAGGTCCAGCTTGGAGCGCCACCTACGGCGTCGCCAACACGCCAACCGGTTGGGCGGCGTACCAGACGCAGACCTATAGCATCACGGTCACCAACACGGGCACCCAGACCTGGCCGGCCACCGGTACCAATCTGGTCCACCTCGGGGTGCACTTCGCCAGCAGCGGTGGTGGTTATGGGGTCAACGGGACAGGCACCAACAACGGTTGGTCCACCGATCAGCGTTTCGCGCTGCCGGCCAATCTGGCGGCCGGCGGGAGCCTGCCCTTAACCATCTCTGTGACGGCTCCCAACATCGCCGGCAACCTGGTGCTCGAATACCAGATGGTCAAGGAGTATCAGTTCTGGTTCGACCAGTTCGCCGATGTCAGCGTCACCGCCGCCTGGTCCGCCACCTACAGTGTCGCCAACACGCCGGCCAGTTGGGCACCTTACCAGACGCAGACCTACAACGTCACTGTCACCAACACCGGAACCCAGACCTGGCCCGCCACCGGCACGAACCTCGTGCATCTCGGCGTGCACTTTACGAACCCCGGTGGGGGCTATGGCGTGAGCGGCACCGGGACCGGCACCGGTGGCTGGTCCACCGATCAACGCTTCACTCTGCCCGCCGATTTGGCCCCGCGAGCGAACGTCACGCTCACTATCTCGGTGACGGCCCCCAGCATGACGGGCAACGTGACCCTCGAGTACCAGATGGTGAAGGAGTACCAGTTCTGGTTCGGCCAGTTTGCCGATGTCAAGGTGACCCCTTCCTGGGCAGTCGGCTATAGCGTGAGCAACACGCCCACCAGGTGGGCGCCTAATCAGACCCAGACCTACAGCGTCACCGTGACGAACACCGGCACCGAGACCTGGCCGTCCACCGGTACCAACCTGGTCCGCCTGGGCGTCCATTTCGCCAATTCTGGTGGCGGGTACGGGGTCAGCGGCACTGACAGCACTTGGTACACGAATCAGCGGTTCACTCTTCCCGCCGATGTAGGCCCAGGCGCTAGCGTTAGCTTGAGCATCGCGGTGACCGGCCCCAGCAACCCGACCGGAAACCTCGTGCTCGAGTATCAGATGGTGAAGGAGTATCAGTTCTGGTTTAGTCAATTCGCGGACGTCAAAGTCAGCGTGACTTAG